The following coding sequences are from one Calypte anna isolate BGI_N300 chromosome 18, bCalAnn1_v1.p, whole genome shotgun sequence window:
- the UNC13D gene encoding protein unc-13 homolog D isoform X1: MAAAGETPAGTLPGDQSPDMDLSHRFSKQELSLLYEEVLYTIQHRLGKPEHHHVADSQELYAYVQKAFGMDEKEHSVIMQRVKDMESPIFCLKVTVKEAKGILGKDVSGFSDPYCLLGIVARSQEPAHLNHKRRMKAVVKDLIPEDQIHRTQVISQTLSPVWDETFFLEFEDTETASFHLDMWDSDAVESVRHKLGELTDLHGLKRIFKEARKDKGKDDFLGNVVLRLKDLHCWNDHWYQLEPRTETYPNRGQCHLQFLLTHKKRATTCSRTQPSYTVHRHLLQQLVSYEILQHQAGNLSWDGELSKAASTVLYLHATQKDLSDFHQVMAQWLAYSKLYQSLEFNSSCLLHQITSIEYQWVQERLRSEQKAELAESFQSLLTYGVSLIRRYRIIFPLSVPRSTERLQSLLRVMVQMCKMKAFHELCTLSPDLPQMVSAALKSGTKEWFHMKKQHLQPMVKSVEENGKALSRLLLEVIGDLQQCQKIWNKFFINTLKLNLFSIAYLELERLIAEHVQEQLQEVDSSMSKPTAESLFQLYMNLQELYRMKDFVPERDGPLALSNFHQWFKEAVPQWLQKAYTIALERAQRAVQMDQLTPFGEHNKHSTSTVDLSTCYAQIVKTWQQLKWPDPEEAFMIMVKLVEDMCKISLMYCRLIKERAEALSLREQSEGGAANRLCIVVNNIKQLRLLILKLPSQLDWAQLEQRTGTIIDQQQIQHTLHTQLDSAVSCLDHEIRDVVQALATKLEKGIARHIQELSSSNDTREPEDSIVPLMKFVESELQYLNEHLVQENFKSILALLWHHTLDVLSAAAGQQVPSAQHYKKLHCALKSLKDSFYAEGCGLPLETLQTAAFLSLETHLSLCSATSRKLIQKYFSNRIQQQLDSNSEKYGAVTIKALYCPSEQKLRVEVLNAVNLIPLDSNGSSDPFVQLTLEPRHEFPEVVARTTQCKKNELHPLFDETFDFLIPPEKCRQEGACLLLTVFDYDTLGANDLEGEAFLPLCHLPGLDAEKDQADMRQVPQTRLPLTHPKPTDEILRLLESRKGDREAQTFAKLRKQRAKQSKERE, encoded by the exons AGCCCAATTTTCTGCCTGAAAGTGACCGTGAAGGAAGCCAAGGGGATTCTGGGGAAAGATGTCAGTG GGTTCAGTGACCCATACTGCCTGCTGGGTATTGTGGCCAGGAGCCAGGAACCAGCACACCTCAACCACAAGAGGCGGATGAAGGCTGTGGTCAAAGACCTCATCCCTGAAGACCAGATCCATCGCACACAAGTCATAAGTCAGACCCTCAGCCCGGTGTGGGATGAGACATTTTTCCT GGAGTTTGAAGACACAGAGACAGCCAGCTTCCACCTGGACATGTG GGACTCGGACGCGGTGGAGTCGGTGCGGCACAAGCTGGGGGAGCTGACAGACCTCCACGGCCTCAAAAG GATCTTCAAAGAGGCTCGCAAAGACAAAGGGAAGGATGATTTCCTGGGGAATGTGGTTCTTCGCCTGAAG GACCTGCACTGCTGGAATGACCACTGGTACCAGCTGGAGCCACGGACTGAGACTTACCCCAACCGGGGACAGTGCCACCTGCAGTTCCTGCTGACCCACAAGAAG AGGGCCACCACGTGCAGCCGGACACAGCCAAGCTACACCGTCCATCgccacctcctgcagcagctggtgtCCTATGAGATCCTGCAGCACCAG GCTGGCAACCTCTCCTGGGATGGGGAGCTGAGCAAAGCTGCCAGCACTGTGCTGTACCTGCACGCCACACAGAAGGACCTCTCTGACTTCCACCAGGTCATGGC GCAGTGGCTGGCATACAGCAAACTATACCAGAGCCTGGAGTTcaacagcagctgcctgctccacCAGATCACCAGCATCGAGTACCAGTGGGTGCAGGAGCGCCTGAGGTCAGAGCAG aaagcagagctggctgagTCCTTCCAGTCCTTGCTGACTTACGGGGTCTCCCTCATCCGGAGGTACCGCATCATTTTCCCCCTCTCTGTCCCGAGGTCCACAGAGAGGCTGCAGTCCCTGCTCCG GGTCATGGTCCAGATGTGCAAAATGAAAGCTTTCCACGAGCTGTGCACACTCAGCCCTGACCTTCCCCAGATGGTCTCTGCAGCACTCAAG TCAGGCACCAAGGAGTGGTTCCACATGAAGAAGCAGCACCTCCAGCCCATGGTGAAG AGTGTGGAGGAGAATGGTAAAGCCTTGTCCAGGCTCCTCTTGGAGGTGATAGGAGAtctccagcagtgccagaaaATTTGGAATAAATTCTTCATCAA CACCTTGAAGTTGAATCTCTTCTCCATTGCCTACCTGGAGCTGGAGAGGCTG ATTGCAGAGCATgtccaggagcagctgcaggaggttGACAGCAGCATGTCCAAGCCCACAGCTGAGAGCCTTTTCCAGCTCTACATGAACCTGCAGGAGCTCTATCGGATGAAGGACTTTGTCCCAGAGAG GGATGGACCTCTGGCTCTGAGCAATTTCCACCAGTGGTTCAAGGAAGCTGTGCCCCAGTGGCTCCAGAAGGCCTATACCATTGCACTGGAGAGGGCACAGAGGGCCGTCCAGATGGACCAG CTGACTCCCTTTGGGGAGCACAACAAACACAGCACGTCCACTGTTGACCTGTCTACCTGCTACGCCCAGATCGTGAAGACCTGGCAGCAGCTCAAGTGGCCAGACCCTGAGGAAGCTTTTATGATCATGGTGAAGCTTGTGGAG gacATGTGTAAGATCTCCCTGATGTACTGCCGGCTCATCAAGGAGAGGGCTGAGGCTCTGTCACTGCGTGAGCAGAGCGAGGGTGGAGCAGCCAACAGG ctctgcatcgTGGTGAACAACATCAAGCAGCTGCGGCTCCTGATCCTGAAGCTGCCATCACAGCTGGATTGGGCACAGCTGGAGCAGCGCACAGGGACCATCATTGACCAGCAGCAGATCCAGCACACGCTGCACACCCAGCTTGACAGTGCTGTCTCCTGCCTGGACCATGAAATCCGGGATGTGGTGCAAGCCTTGGCCACCAAG CTGGAGAAGGGCATTGCCAGACACATCCAGGAGCTCTCATCTTCCAATGACACCCGTGAACCTGAGGAC TCCATCGTCCCACTCATGAAGTTCGTGGAGTCAGAGCTGCAGTATCTCAATGAGCATCTAGTCCAGGAGAACTTCAAAAG CatccttgctctcctctggcaTCACACCCTGGACGTactctcagcagctgcagggcagcaggtCCCCTCAGCCCAGCACTACAAGAAGCTTCACTGTGCCCTGAAG AGCCTGAAGGACAGCTTCTATGCTGAGGGCTGTGGGCTGCCTCTGGAGACCCTCCAAACTGCAGCCTTCCTG TCCTTGGAGACCCAcctgtccctctgctctgccaccagCCGCAAGCTCATCCAGAAATACTTCAGCAACAGGATCCAGCAGCAG cTGGACAGCAACTCGGAGAAGTATGGGGCTGTGACCATCAAAGCCCTGTACTGCCCTTCAGAGCAGAAGCTCCGTGTGGAAGTGCTCAACGCTGTcaacctcatcccactggacTCCAACG GCTCGAGTGACCCCTTTGTCCAGCTCACCCTGGAGCCCCGACATGAGTTCCCTGAGGTGGTGGCTCGGACCACCCAGTGCAAGAAGAATGAGCTGCACCCCCTCTTTGACGAAACCTTCGACTT CTTGATCCCCCCCGAGAAGTGCCGGCAGGAGGGGGCCTGTCTGCTGCTGACCGTGTTTGACTATGACACGCTGGGGGCCAATGACCTGGAGGGTGAAgccttcctccccctctgccaCCTGCCTGGTCTGGATGCTGAGAAGGACCAGGCTGACATGAGACAGGTGCCCCAGACCCGCCTGCCCCTCACCCATCCCAAACCCACCG ATGAGATCCTCCGGCTGCTGGAGTCCAGGAAGGGAGACCGAGAGGCCCAGACCTTCGCCAAGCTCCGCAAGCAACGAGCCAAGCAGTCCAAGGAGAGGGAgtga